One Stenotrophomonas maltophilia DNA window includes the following coding sequences:
- a CDS encoding M23 family metallopeptidase, protein MRLSQLIVLGVLLGLGAGWWLHRDAGDPVPAPLPQAQPAVTAAPAKESVAPPATAPAARVAPSVAQAADAPSGLLLPVQGILTSQLRDTFTDARSEGRVHDAIDIMADAGTPVLAVADGTVEKLFNSERGGLTIYQFEPSGRWCYYYAHLQRYADGLAEKQVIKRGEVIGYVGSTGNASADAPHLHFEVHVLGPEKQWWKGVSINPYPLLKSAALMPGAASAAPPE, encoded by the coding sequence ATGCGCCTTTCGCAACTGATCGTGCTTGGCGTTCTGCTGGGGCTGGGTGCAGGCTGGTGGCTACACCGCGATGCGGGTGATCCGGTACCCGCCCCGCTGCCGCAAGCGCAGCCGGCAGTGACTGCGGCGCCGGCGAAGGAATCTGTAGCGCCACCCGCAACCGCCCCTGCCGCCAGGGTCGCGCCGTCAGTCGCGCAGGCTGCGGATGCGCCGTCCGGTCTGCTGCTGCCGGTGCAGGGCATCCTGACCTCCCAGCTGCGCGATACGTTCACCGATGCACGCAGCGAAGGCCGCGTGCACGATGCCATCGACATCATGGCCGATGCCGGTACGCCGGTCCTGGCGGTGGCCGACGGCACGGTGGAAAAACTGTTCAACAGCGAACGCGGCGGCCTGACGATCTACCAGTTCGAGCCCAGTGGGCGCTGGTGTTACTACTACGCGCATCTGCAGCGCTATGCCGATGGCCTGGCCGAAAAACAGGTGATCAAGCGCGGTGAAGTGATCGGCTACGTCGGCAGCACCGGCAACGCCAGCGCCGATGCCCCGCACCTGCATTTCGAGGTGCATGTGCTGGGGCCGGAGAAACAGTGGTGGAAGGGAGTGTCGATCAATCCCTATCCCCTGCTGAAGTCGGCGGCATTGATGCCCGGCGCTGCCAGCGCCGCACCACCAGAGTAA